A part of Eubacterium sp. AB3007 genomic DNA contains:
- a CDS encoding CCA tRNA nucleotidyltransferase, with product MKIESHENQTIERIAALVAEAGGRCFYVGGCVRDALRGESVKDLDVEVHGLKPAELEGILDQVGERIAVGESFGIYMLRGHDIDIAMPRREKARGRGHRDFDVFVDPDLGLREAARRRDFTINAMMLDVLTGELQDPFGGEADLEAGVLRHVDERSFGEDPLRVLRGAQFAARFRYEIAEETRRLCAGMDLKTLPKERILGEVEKALCRAEEPSIFFRQLRRMEQLDLWFPELAALIGVRQDPRFHQEGDVWNHTMMVLDQAARYREETEDPTGFMLAALCHDMGKAICYQEEGDRIHSYGHETEGLPLVRAFLERITGEKARIRYVLNLVELHMKPNGMAHAHSSVKATNRLFDRAVDPAALIYLAVADSKGMCPPADDTALAFLLERLDLYREYMARPYVTGRDLEAAGVRPGPGMGALLAYAHKLRLAGVPKEEALRQTLGMARSGKGI from the coding sequence ATGAAGATCGAAAGTCATGAAAACCAGACTATAGAGAGGATCGCTGCGCTGGTGGCGGAAGCCGGAGGCCGGTGTTTCTACGTGGGCGGATGCGTACGGGATGCTTTGCGCGGGGAGTCGGTGAAGGATCTGGACGTGGAGGTCCATGGCCTGAAGCCAGCAGAATTGGAAGGGATTCTGGACCAGGTCGGTGAACGGATCGCGGTGGGCGAATCTTTCGGGATCTACATGCTTCGGGGACACGACATCGACATCGCCATGCCAAGACGAGAGAAGGCCAGGGGCCGAGGGCACCGGGACTTCGATGTGTTTGTAGATCCGGATCTTGGGCTGAGGGAAGCGGCCAGGCGGCGGGATTTCACCATCAATGCCATGATGCTGGATGTGCTTACCGGAGAGCTGCAGGACCCCTTCGGGGGAGAAGCGGATCTGGAGGCAGGGGTGCTTCGCCATGTGGACGAACGGTCCTTCGGGGAGGATCCATTGAGGGTGCTCCGCGGGGCGCAGTTTGCGGCGCGGTTTCGGTATGAGATCGCAGAGGAGACGCGAAGGCTTTGTGCCGGGATGGACCTGAAGACGCTTCCCAAGGAACGCATTCTGGGGGAGGTGGAGAAGGCGCTGTGCAGGGCCGAGGAACCGTCGATCTTCTTTCGTCAGCTAAGGCGCATGGAGCAGCTGGACCTTTGGTTTCCGGAACTGGCGGCGCTGATTGGCGTGCGGCAGGACCCGCGTTTCCACCAGGAGGGAGATGTTTGGAACCACACCATGATGGTGCTGGACCAGGCGGCGCGGTACCGGGAAGAGACAGAGGATCCAACGGGATTTATGCTGGCGGCACTGTGCCACGATATGGGGAAGGCGATCTGCTATCAGGAAGAGGGCGATCGCATCCATTCCTACGGCCACGAAACCGAGGGGCTGCCACTGGTGCGCGCGTTTCTGGAGCGGATCACCGGCGAGAAGGCGCGGATCCGGTATGTGTTGAATCTGGTGGAACTACATATGAAACCAAACGGAATGGCCCACGCCCATTCCTCGGTGAAGGCCACCAATCGGTTGTTCGACCGGGCGGTGGATCCGGCGGCGCTGATCTACCTGGCGGTGGCAGATAGCAAGGGGATGTGCCCGCCGGCGGACGATACGGCCCTGGCGTTCCTGCTGGAGCGTCTGGACCTCTACCGAGAGTATATGGCCCGGCCCTACGTGACCGGGCGTGATCTGGAAGCGGCAGGGGTGCGTCCCGGGCCTGGCATGGGAGCCCTGTTGGCCTACGCCCACAAGCTGCGGCTGGCAGGGGTACCGAAGGAAGAGGCCCTGCGGCAGACTTTGGGGATGGCACGCTCAGGAAAGGGCATATAG
- a CDS encoding 4Fe-4S binding protein: MKIERIYGIYFSPTGSTEQVVRAVSAGAATTFGSISPQYIDLTPPQARTADLQFGPGDLVVIGSPTYAGRLPNKVMPDLRAHILGGTQDPGPLCLPVVTFGNRSYDESLKELAQLMKKNGFTVVAGAAAVCRHAFTDQLAEGRPDAADLDDLATFGGRAAGRILEGSASQAPGTALTALLEEEVGSYYTPRQEDGTPAKFLKVKSKADPGKCNRCMLCAAVCPMGSIDRGDPFSVPGICIKCQACVRKCPVGARYFDDPQFLSHVRMLERDHRDRKENVYL; encoded by the coding sequence ATGAAGATCGAACGTATCTATGGAATCTATTTCAGTCCCACAGGGAGCACGGAGCAGGTGGTGCGGGCAGTGTCCGCCGGTGCGGCGACGACCTTCGGGAGCATCAGTCCGCAGTACATCGACCTGACACCGCCCCAGGCGCGTACGGCGGACCTGCAGTTTGGCCCCGGGGATCTGGTGGTCATCGGTTCGCCTACCTATGCCGGGCGTCTACCCAACAAGGTCATGCCGGATCTGCGCGCCCATATCCTTGGAGGAACACAAGACCCCGGGCCCCTTTGTCTTCCGGTGGTCACCTTCGGGAACCGCAGTTACGACGAGTCCCTGAAGGAACTGGCACAGCTCATGAAGAAGAATGGGTTTACGGTGGTGGCGGGCGCGGCGGCAGTCTGCCGTCACGCCTTCACGGATCAGCTTGCGGAAGGTCGGCCTGATGCTGCCGACCTGGATGATCTGGCTACCTTCGGCGGCCGGGCCGCAGGACGGATTCTGGAAGGCAGTGCGTCCCAGGCGCCGGGCACCGCCCTGACCGCCCTTCTGGAGGAGGAAGTCGGCTCGTATTACACTCCCAGGCAGGAAGACGGTACTCCGGCAAAATTCCTGAAAGTCAAGTCCAAGGCAGATCCGGGGAAGTGCAACCGGTGCATGCTTTGTGCGGCGGTGTGTCCCATGGGGAGCATCGACCGGGGCGACCCCTTCAGTGTACCTGGGATCTGCATCAAGTGTCAGGCCTGTGTCCGTAAGTGTCCGGTGGGGGCCAGGTATTTCGATGACCCGCAGTTCCTGTCTCACGTGAGGATGCTGGAACGGGATCACAGAGACCGGAAAGAGAATGTATACCTATGA
- a CDS encoding helix-turn-helix domain-containing protein, which yields MEAKCISDCQLGDTGFNYTMSLIQGKYKMIILYTLMEFGVVRFNEMKKYIGTITFKTLSSTLKQLEADGLILRKEYPQIPPKVEYRLSARGASLMPILDQMCEWGDKNRR from the coding sequence ATGGAAGCGAAGTGCATATCCGATTGCCAGTTGGGAGACACCGGGTTCAACTACACCATGTCTCTGATACAGGGGAAGTACAAGATGATCATCCTCTACACCCTGATGGAGTTTGGGGTGGTCCGATTTAACGAGATGAAGAAATACATCGGGACGATCACCTTCAAGACACTCAGTTCCACCCTGAAGCAGTTGGAGGCGGACGGCCTGATCCTACGCAAGGAGTACCCCCAGATCCCGCCAAAGGTGGAGTACAGACTGTCTGCGCGAGGCGCCTCTCTCATGCCTATCCTGGATCAGATGTGCGAATGGGGAGACAAGAACCGACGGTAG
- a CDS encoding flavodoxin family protein, producing the protein MEKKIIILNGSPRSNGNTAALTAAFRRGAEEAGHQVQEFFLPKMKINGCLGCWCGGKDPEHPCTQRDDMEKIYPSYKEADIVVLASPLYYWSISGFLKNAFDRLFAIAECDPGYRNPVKDSVLIMAAEGAGFEESEFWYDHLEQHIGWKSLGKVLCGHVTQPGDTEGKPEIDEAYHLGSSL; encoded by the coding sequence ATGGAAAAGAAAATCATAATACTCAACGGCAGTCCCCGGAGCAACGGCAACACTGCCGCTCTGACCGCTGCCTTCCGGCGCGGCGCCGAAGAAGCAGGGCACCAGGTGCAGGAGTTTTTCCTGCCGAAGATGAAGATCAACGGTTGCCTGGGGTGCTGGTGCGGTGGAAAGGATCCCGAACACCCGTGCACTCAGAGAGACGATATGGAGAAGATCTACCCTTCCTATAAGGAGGCTGACATCGTGGTGCTTGCCTCTCCGCTCTACTACTGGTCCATCTCCGGATTCCTGAAAAACGCGTTTGACCGCCTGTTCGCCATCGCAGAATGTGATCCAGGCTATCGCAATCCGGTGAAGGACAGCGTGCTGATCATGGCGGCCGAAGGAGCCGGGTTTGAAGAGAGCGAGTTCTGGTATGACCACCTGGAACAGCATATCGGCTGGAAGAGTCTGGGCAAGGTTCTCTGCGGCCACGTGACCCAGCCCGGTGACACGGAAGGAAAACCGGAAATCGACGAGGCTTACCACCTGGGCAGTTCCCTGTAG
- a CDS encoding NAD(P)/FAD-dependent oxidoreductase: protein MTKYDIIIVGAGPGGIFAAYELIHLAPELSIAVFEEGHELARRHCPIDGDKVKACIGCKSCSIMSGFGGAGAFSDGKYNITNDFGGDLHRYIGKQKALDLMHYVDEINLSHGGQGTKLYSTAGSAFKKICMQHNMKLLDASVRHLGTDINYVVLGNLYKELQEKVSFFFDTPVEHLRHLSQGGYEVETADGSYQADRCIVSVGRSGSKWMEKVCKEMDIPTRSNRVDLGVRVELPAPIFSDLTDDLYESKIVYRTAQFEDQVRTFCMNPNGIVVSENTNGIVTVNGHSYEGDDLKTENTNFALLVSKHFSEPFKDSNGYGESIARLSNMLGGGVIVQRFGDLIRGRRTNEKRLKEGLVTPTLSATPGDLSLVLPKRILDGIVEMVLQLDKIAPGTANPDTLLYGVEVKFYNMEVSLDENLETCYPGLFVIGDGSGVTHSLSHASASGVYVARHMAGQ from the coding sequence ATGACGAAGTATGACATAATCATTGTGGGAGCAGGTCCGGGCGGGATCTTTGCAGCCTATGAGCTGATCCATCTAGCCCCGGAGTTGTCCATCGCGGTGTTCGAGGAAGGGCACGAGCTGGCCAGACGCCATTGCCCTATCGATGGCGACAAGGTCAAGGCTTGCATCGGCTGTAAGAGTTGTTCCATCATGAGTGGATTCGGTGGCGCGGGGGCATTCTCTGACGGCAAGTACAACATCACCAATGATTTTGGCGGTGATCTCCACAGATACATCGGCAAGCAGAAGGCGCTGGATCTCATGCACTACGTGGACGAGATCAACCTGTCTCATGGCGGTCAGGGCACAAAGCTTTATTCCACGGCGGGCAGTGCCTTCAAGAAAATCTGCATGCAGCATAACATGAAACTACTGGATGCTTCTGTCCGACACCTGGGCACGGACATCAACTACGTGGTGCTTGGGAATTTGTACAAGGAACTGCAGGAGAAGGTGTCCTTCTTTTTCGATACACCTGTGGAACATCTGCGTCACCTGTCCCAGGGCGGGTACGAGGTGGAAACAGCGGACGGTTCTTATCAGGCAGACCGCTGCATCGTGTCCGTTGGACGAAGCGGCAGCAAGTGGATGGAGAAGGTGTGCAAGGAAATGGATATCCCCACCCGTTCTAACAGAGTGGATCTGGGGGTGCGGGTAGAACTGCCGGCGCCAATCTTCAGTGACCTTACCGATGACCTCTATGAGAGCAAGATCGTATACCGTACCGCGCAGTTTGAGGATCAGGTCCGTACATTCTGTATGAATCCCAATGGCATCGTGGTCAGCGAAAACACCAATGGAATCGTAACAGTGAACGGCCATAGTTACGAGGGCGATGACCTCAAGACAGAGAACACCAATTTTGCGCTATTGGTATCCAAGCACTTTTCGGAGCCCTTCAAGGACAGCAATGGTTACGGCGAAAGCATCGCCCGCTTGTCGAATATGCTGGGTGGCGGCGTCATCGTCCAGCGGTTTGGAGATCTGATCCGCGGGCGCCGTACCAATGAGAAGCGCCTGAAGGAAGGCCTGGTGACACCGACTCTTTCGGCAACTCCCGGGGATTTGAGTCTGGTGCTTCCCAAGCGGATCCTGGACGGGATCGTCGAAATGGTCCTGCAACTGGATAAGATAGCCCCCGGTACCGCCAATCCGGACACGCTTCTCTACGGAGTGGAAGTAAAGTTCTACAATATGGAAGTCTCTCTGGATGAGAATCTGGAGACCTGTTATCCTGGCCTGTTCGTGATCGGAGACGGAAGCGGAGTGACGCATTCTCTCTCCCATGCTTCCGCCAGCGGGGTCTATGTGGCCAGACATATGGCAGGGCAGTAG
- the panD gene encoding aspartate 1-decarboxylase, with the protein MQIEMLKGKIHRATVTQAELNYVGSITVDTELLEKAGIQEYQRVEIVNVDNGERFATYTIAGERGSGIICLNGAAARCACVGDKIILMAYCQMTPEEAREHKPSVVFLGEGNKIERITDYEKHGVIA; encoded by the coding sequence ATGCAGATCGAGATGTTGAAAGGCAAAATCCACAGAGCTACCGTCACCCAGGCGGAACTGAACTACGTGGGTAGCATCACCGTGGACACGGAGCTCCTGGAGAAGGCTGGCATCCAGGAGTACCAGCGAGTGGAGATCGTCAACGTGGATAACGGCGAGCGCTTTGCCACCTATACCATCGCGGGGGAGCGGGGCAGCGGCATCATCTGTCTCAACGGTGCAGCCGCTCGCTGCGCCTGCGTTGGGGACAAAATCATCCTCATGGCCTACTGTCAGATGACCCCGGAGGAGGCCCGGGAGCACAAGCCTTCCGTGGTCTTCCTGGGAGAGGGGAACAAGATCGAGAGGATCACCGATTACGAGAAGCATGGCGTGATCGCCTGA
- the panC gene encoding pantoate--beta-alanine ligase — MKTVTTIADLRAQVKEWKKEGLTVGLCPTMGYLHEGHASLMDKSVSCCDRTVASVFVNPIQFGPTEDLATYPRDFERDCQLLEEHGVDLVFHPEDREMYAEDFSTFVDMQVLSTTLCGASRPIHFRGVCTVITKLLNTVNPDKIFFGQKDAQQLAIIRRMVRDLNFDVEVIGCPIVREPDGLAKSSRNTYLSAEERKAALILSRSIRLGQDLCEGGERNSAALLGAMKDKLATEPMANVEYVEVVNGENMQPIDTFQEGDLVAMAVRIGSTRLIDNFTVGDPKITFAE; from the coding sequence ATGAAAACAGTAACAACGATTGCAGATCTGCGCGCACAGGTAAAGGAATGGAAGAAGGAAGGGCTGACCGTAGGGCTTTGTCCCACCATGGGCTACCTTCACGAGGGACACGCATCACTGATGGACAAGTCGGTCTCCTGTTGTGACCGCACCGTGGCATCGGTGTTCGTGAACCCGATCCAGTTCGGGCCTACCGAGGATCTGGCTACCTATCCGAGAGATTTTGAAAGAGACTGCCAGTTGCTGGAAGAGCATGGCGTAGATCTGGTATTCCATCCGGAGGACAGAGAGATGTATGCAGAGGATTTCAGCACCTTCGTGGATATGCAGGTGCTGTCCACCACTCTCTGTGGTGCTTCCCGGCCAATCCACTTCCGAGGCGTGTGCACCGTCATCACCAAGCTTCTGAACACGGTGAACCCAGACAAGATCTTCTTTGGTCAGAAGGATGCCCAACAGCTGGCAATCATCCGCAGAATGGTCAGAGACCTGAACTTTGATGTGGAAGTTATCGGCTGCCCCATCGTCAGGGAACCGGATGGTCTGGCCAAGAGTTCCCGGAACACCTACCTGTCTGCGGAGGAACGCAAGGCGGCGCTGATCCTCTCCAGATCCATTCGTCTGGGACAGGATCTGTGCGAAGGTGGCGAGCGTAACAGCGCAGCGCTTCTGGGGGCCATGAAAGACAAACTGGCTACCGAGCCTATGGCAAACGTGGAGTACGTGGAAGTGGTGAACGGCGAGAACATGCAGCCCATCGACACCTTCCAGGAAGGAGATCTGGTGGCCATGGCTGTACGCATCGGGAGCACCAGACTCATCGACAACTTCACCGTGGGTGATCCCAAGATCACCTTCGCAGAGTAA
- a CDS encoding DNA/RNA non-specific endonuclease, with the protein MKDIKKLATAVLVLAVGIAAGAFGLQGSLPNLSAEVPEQGVSSTQAPATSEAYDVVEDNQPAFDAAQQKQARNSYITLGPLDKRGRCTACTASLSRETMPGAGQEREDISMVHPTGWRSGEGWERCHLIGYQLSGLNAEKRNLITGTHYFNVTGMLPFENEVADYIRRTGNHVLYRVTPKFRGKEMVARSVEMEALSVEDDGAGVRYHVEVYNKALGAEIDYKTGEVLGEEGIHSNDKRLYVINTNTGKFHYPSCNSAKTMAEKNRKEVKAARADLIKEGYEPCGSCEP; encoded by the coding sequence ATGAAAGACATTAAGAAACTGGCCACCGCAGTACTGGTACTGGCGGTGGGGATCGCGGCGGGGGCGTTCGGCCTGCAGGGAAGTCTGCCGAACCTGTCAGCAGAGGTGCCGGAACAAGGTGTTTCTTCGACGCAGGCGCCGGCGACTTCGGAGGCTTATGACGTAGTGGAGGACAACCAGCCGGCCTTTGATGCTGCCCAACAGAAGCAGGCCAGAAACTCCTATATTACACTGGGACCTCTGGACAAGAGAGGAAGGTGTACAGCCTGCACCGCCAGCCTGTCCCGAGAGACCATGCCCGGTGCAGGACAGGAGAGGGAGGATATCTCCATGGTACACCCCACTGGATGGCGTTCCGGGGAGGGGTGGGAACGATGCCATCTGATCGGGTATCAGCTCAGCGGCCTAAACGCGGAGAAACGAAATCTGATCACCGGAACTCACTATTTCAACGTCACCGGGATGCTGCCCTTTGAGAATGAGGTGGCCGATTATATCCGAAGGACAGGCAATCACGTGCTGTATCGGGTCACTCCAAAATTCCGGGGGAAGGAGATGGTAGCACGATCCGTGGAGATGGAGGCTTTGTCCGTGGAGGACGATGGCGCCGGAGTGCGTTATCATGTGGAGGTCTACAACAAAGCCCTGGGCGCGGAGATCGACTACAAGACAGGGGAAGTTCTCGGAGAAGAGGGAATCCATTCCAACGACAAGCGGTTGTATGTGATCAACACCAATACCGGGAAGTTCCATTACCCTTCCTGCAATTCCGCCAAAACCATGGCAGAGAAGAACAGGAAGGAAGTGAAGGCTGCCCGGGCGGATCTTATCAAAGAAGGGTACGAACCCTGCGGAAGCTGCGAGCCATAG
- the panB gene encoding 3-methyl-2-oxobutanoate hydroxymethyltransferase → MKNTVLTFKEMKDKGEKISMLTCYDYSTAKLMDGTVNGILVGDSLGNVMLGYEDTISVTMEDMITYGGAVARACKETLVVVDMPFMSYQISAEQALTNAGRLMKEAHCNAVKLEGGRAVCPQIKAITQAGIPVNAHIGLTPQSINALGGNRVQGKTEEAAKALLEDALAVQEAGAFAVTLECVPAPLAKLISDKLEIPTIGIGAGVGCDGQILVYQDMLGMFHDFKPKFVKHFGNIGDEMVKAFRSYDSEVKAKSFPDEAHSFKMNNEELLERLY, encoded by the coding sequence ATGAAAAACACTGTTTTGACTTTTAAGGAAATGAAAGACAAGGGAGAGAAGATCTCCATGCTCACATGCTACGACTACTCTACCGCCAAGCTGATGGATGGCACCGTCAACGGCATCCTGGTGGGGGATTCCCTGGGGAACGTTATGTTGGGCTACGAGGATACCATCTCTGTGACCATGGAGGACATGATCACCTACGGCGGCGCGGTAGCCCGCGCCTGCAAGGAAACGCTGGTGGTGGTGGATATGCCTTTCATGAGTTACCAGATCTCTGCAGAACAGGCACTGACCAACGCTGGACGTCTGATGAAGGAAGCGCACTGCAATGCAGTGAAGCTGGAGGGAGGCCGAGCGGTCTGTCCTCAGATCAAGGCCATCACTCAGGCGGGCATTCCGGTGAACGCCCACATCGGTCTTACGCCCCAGTCCATCAACGCACTGGGCGGAAACCGGGTGCAGGGCAAGACCGAGGAAGCGGCGAAAGCACTGCTGGAGGACGCCCTGGCGGTACAAGAGGCAGGAGCCTTCGCGGTGACGCTGGAATGCGTACCGGCACCCCTGGCCAAGCTGATCTCCGACAAGCTGGAGATCCCCACCATCGGCATTGGTGCAGGTGTGGGATGCGACGGACAGATCCTGGTGTATCAGGATATGTTGGGCATGTTCCACGACTTCAAACCGAAGTTCGTGAAGCATTTCGGCAACATCGGGGACGAGATGGTAAAGGCCTTCCGTTCCTATGACAGCGAGGTGAAGGCGAAGTCTTTCCCGGACGAAGCCCATTCCTTCAAGATGAATAACGAGGAACTTTTAGAGAGATTATATTAA
- a CDS encoding MFS transporter, with protein sequence MNNLKANFGYAEIFATYWMAYCMIASFSSVFLLANGYSNTEIGILIAIGNLVSVAIQPLVANMADQSERVNVFDISSVMTILLVIAMGILLVFHGRSLMVFCTYLLMFAVHAAMQPLLNSMNATLSYRCITVDYGICRAMGSLFYAIMSAILSWMVVRFTELSLPMAGAVATVLLLAGLFYLNRLYNAARSGAHSQGEDGEGEEDAIQDTPITLGAFVRRHRVFLVLTFGIFLIYYDHQIINFFMLQLFKNVGGGSTEMGTYYSIMTVLEVIPLFGFTWLTKRFSTSFLLKLATIGFVLRAVTMQLAGTPTMLLLTLVVHPIGFPLFLPTIVRYIGEIMDAREAVRGQSLYVMVITVSGVVASATGGWVLDTLGAGALLWICTVTCVLGAAVIMPLVEKARKE encoded by the coding sequence ATGAATAACCTGAAAGCAAATTTCGGATACGCGGAAATTTTCGCTACATACTGGATGGCTTACTGCATGATTGCAAGTTTTAGTTCAGTGTTTCTGCTGGCCAACGGATACAGCAACACAGAGATCGGAATCCTCATCGCCATCGGGAATCTGGTATCGGTAGCCATTCAACCTTTGGTGGCGAATATGGCCGATCAGTCGGAGAGGGTCAATGTGTTTGATATATCCTCAGTGATGACGATCCTGCTGGTAATCGCCATGGGGATCCTGCTGGTTTTCCATGGACGCAGTCTGATGGTGTTCTGTACGTACCTGCTGATGTTTGCGGTCCACGCGGCCATGCAGCCATTGCTGAACTCCATGAACGCCACACTGTCCTACCGTTGCATCACGGTGGACTACGGGATTTGCCGGGCAATGGGGTCTCTGTTCTATGCGATCATGTCGGCAATCCTCAGTTGGATGGTCGTTCGATTCACAGAACTGTCTCTGCCCATGGCGGGAGCTGTCGCGACCGTGCTGCTGTTAGCAGGGCTCTTCTATCTGAACCGCCTGTACAACGCTGCCCGGTCGGGAGCACACTCACAAGGGGAAGACGGGGAGGGGGAAGAAGATGCGATCCAGGATACCCCTATCACACTGGGAGCGTTTGTCAGACGGCACCGGGTATTTCTGGTGCTTACCTTCGGAATCTTTCTGATCTACTATGATCATCAGATCATCAACTTCTTCATGCTGCAGCTGTTCAAGAACGTTGGCGGTGGGAGCACGGAGATGGGAACCTATTACTCCATCATGACTGTGCTGGAGGTCATCCCACTGTTCGGATTCACCTGGCTGACCAAACGTTTCAGTACATCTTTTCTGCTGAAGCTGGCCACCATCGGCTTTGTGCTTCGGGCGGTGACCATGCAGCTGGCGGGCACACCGACGATGTTGCTGCTGACACTGGTCGTGCATCCCATCGGTTTTCCGCTATTCCTTCCCACCATCGTGCGGTATATTGGCGAGATCATGGATGCGCGAGAGGCGGTGCGGGGCCAGTCCCTGTACGTCATGGTCATCACCGTCAGCGGTGTAGTAGCAAGTGCCACCGGCGGCTGGGTGTTGGATACGCTGGGAGCAGGAGCGCTTCTTTGGATCTGTACGGTTACCTGTGTGCTGGGCGCTGCAGTGATCATGCCATTGGTAGAGAAAGCAAGGAAGGAGTAA
- a CDS encoding class I SAM-dependent methyltransferase, which yields MRDNAITSPTYLARKIILEYLQPGDLAVDATCGTGQDTAFLVGFTGGMMQDAGGSVFAFDIQEEAIRRTRQLLGEGAERNVTLIQESFVHMDEYVEPGTAAVVMFNLGYLPGGDKSITTTAEETVIGLEKALETIRVDGLVSVVMYSGHPEGAREKEAVMEWAAALDPRQYHTVYLGFPNQPSDPPEVLLITKKYGGDWYDEV from the coding sequence ATGAGAGATAACGCGATCACAAGTCCGACCTATCTGGCTCGGAAGATCATATTGGAGTATTTGCAGCCGGGAGACCTGGCGGTGGATGCCACCTGTGGCACCGGGCAGGACACTGCCTTTCTGGTAGGTTTCACCGGCGGTATGATGCAGGATGCAGGCGGCAGCGTATTCGCCTTCGATATCCAGGAGGAGGCCATCCGAAGGACCAGGCAGCTTCTGGGAGAGGGGGCAGAACGGAACGTCACCCTCATCCAGGAAAGCTTTGTGCACATGGACGAGTACGTGGAACCGGGCACCGCTGCGGTAGTGATGTTCAATCTTGGATACCTTCCCGGTGGCGACAAGTCCATCACCACCACCGCAGAAGAGACGGTGATTGGGTTGGAAAAGGCGCTGGAAACAATTCGGGTAGACGGTCTGGTGTCGGTAGTGATGTACAGCGGGCATCCAGAGGGCGCCCGGGAGAAAGAGGCGGTGATGGAGTGGGCAGCGGCGCTGGACCCCCGGCAGTACCACACTGTATATCTGGGATTTCCAAACCAGCCCAGCGATCCACCGGAAGTCCTGCTGATCACAAAGAAATACGGAGGTGACTGGTATGACGAAGTATGA